The Eggerthella guodeyinii sequence CGCGCCGTCCTCCACCGTGGCGAAGGACGCGATGGGCGTCTGGCAGCCGCCGCCGAGCAGCGCGAGGAAGCAGCGCTCGGCGCGCGCCGCGAGCTCGGTGGGCCGGTGGTTGACGGCGGCAAGCGCCTCCCGCACGTCCGCGCGCTCGGTGAGGCTCTCCACCGCGACGACCCCCTGCCCGGGCGCCGAGAGCACCGTCAGCGGGTCGAAGAACTGCGTGATGCGCTCCTGCCATCCCAGGCGGACGACGCCGGCGGCGGCCAGCACGATGCCGTCCATGTCGTCGGCCTCCTGCAGCTTGCGCCAGCGCGTGCCCAGGTTGCCGCGTATCTCCACGCACTCCACGTCGGGGCGCAGGCGGCGCAGCTGCGCCGTGCGGCGCAGAGAGGAGGTGCCCACGCGCGCCTGCGCGGGCAGCTCGTCGAACGTGCGGCCGTCCTTGCCCAGAAACGCGTCGCGCGCGTCGCCGCGCTCGCAGTACGCGCCGATGCCCAGGCCCTCGGGCAGCACGGTGGGCAGGTCCTTCAAGCTGTGCACGGCGATGTCGATCTCCCCGCCGTACAGCCGCTCCTCGATCTCGGCCGTGAAGAAGCCCTTGCCGGCGACCGACGACAGCGGCACCTCGAGGCGCTTGTCCCCCTCGGTGTCCATGGTGACCAGCTCGACCTCCATGCCGGGGTGGGCCTCCTCCAGCAAGCGCTGCACGAAGCGGGCCTGCCACAGGGCCAGGTCGCTCTTGCGCGTGCCGATGCGAAAGCTCCTCATCGCGCGCACCCCCGCTCCGCCGCGTCGCCCGCCGTGCGCGCCACCTCGAGCGCGAACAGCTCCTGGAGCATGCGCGCGTACTCCCTGCTCTTCGCGGAGCCGGCCTGCGCGTTGAGGGACTCGACGGGCTCGTGGACGAACTCGTCGGTGATGGTGGTGGCCAGCACGCGCACCTGCTTCTTCTGCGAGGGGGTGAGCCCCGAGAGCCGCTCGAGAGCCACGTCCAGCCGCGCGCGCTTGATCTCCTCGGCGTGCCGGCGGAAGGCGGCGATGACGGGCACGAGCTCGAGCGACTGCACCCACCGCCGGAAGTCCGCCACCTCCTCCTCGATGAACCGCCGCACGCTCTTCTCGGCCGTCACCCGCTTCAAGCGGTTCGCGTCGGCCTCGTCGCGCAGCTCGTTGATGTTGTAGATGCTCACGCCGGGAACGCTCGCGGCCGCCGGGTCCACGTCGCGCGGCACCGCCATGTCCACGAACAGCAGCGGGCGGTCGGGGCGCGCCTCCATGGTGCGCTGCACGAGGGCCCGATCGATCATGTACGTCTTCGACGAGGTCGCCGAGAACACGACGTCCGCCTTCTCGAGGCAGGACGCGAGGCCCTCCAGACGGTGCGCTTCGAACCCGTAGCGGTCGGCCAGCGTGCGCGCCTTGTCGAGCGAGCGGTTCGACACCATGACCACCGAGGCCTCGTGGGCCACGAGGTACTTCATGGTGAGCTCGCTCATCTCGCCGGCGCCCAGGATGAGCACGCGCTTGTCCTTCACCTCGCCGAGCTCGCGCGCGGCCAGCTCCACCGCGATGCGCCCCACCGACATCGAGTAGCGCCCGATGCACGTTTCGTGGCGCACCTTCTTTCCCAGATGGAGCGCCCGCTGGAACCACACGTTGACGAACTTGTCCGTGGTGCCCGCCTTGCAGGCGGCGTCGTAGGCGCGCGACACCTGCCCGAGGATCTCGGCCTCGCCCACGATGAGCGAGTCCAGCCCGGTCACCACTTCGAACAGATGGCGCACGGCCATGTCGCCCGAGTAGGCGTACATGTGCTCGCGCAGCAGCGTGCGCTCGTGCTCGGTGATGGTTTGGCCCTGCGAGGTGAAATAGCCCCACACCTCCTCGGCCCCGCGCTCGGGGTCGTCGGCCGTCACGTAGAACTCCAACCGGTTGCACGTGCTGAGCACGACGGCCGCGCTCAGGCGCGCCGCCGACTTCAAGTCGCGCGCGCACGAAGCGTTGAGCGAATGGTGGATGCTCAGCTTCTCCAGCAGCTCGATCGGAGCGCTCTTGATGTTCAATCCCACAACCACGCTGTCCATGGACTACCCCTCGTCTGACGCTCCCGCCGGTCCCCTTGCGCCCGTTCGCCGTTCGCGGGCGGGCGCCTTACGCTTCCTCCAAGAACTCCAGGTACGGCTTGTCCATGCTGGCAAGGCCGTTCACCATGAGCTCCACGAGGCCGCCGTACTGCACGTTGTACGTCGCCGTGCCCTTGTAGGCCTTCAGCAGCTCGCGGATGGTGCCCTTGCAGTTCGAGCAGGGGGCGCACACGTACTTCACGATGTCCGGGTTCTCGAACTCGTCGGGGAACGCGTTCACGATCTGGGCCCACTTCGTGCGGGCGCTCACCTTGTCGCGG is a genomic window containing:
- the hemC gene encoding hydroxymethylbilane synthase, producing MRSFRIGTRKSDLALWQARFVQRLLEEAHPGMEVELVTMDTEGDKRLEVPLSSVAGKGFFTAEIEERLYGGEIDIAVHSLKDLPTVLPEGLGIGAYCERGDARDAFLGKDGRTFDELPAQARVGTSSLRRTAQLRRLRPDVECVEIRGNLGTRWRKLQEADDMDGIVLAAAGVVRLGWQERITQFFDPLTVLSAPGQGVVAVESLTERADVREALAAVNHRPTELAARAERCFLALLGGGCQTPIASFATVEDGAIRLAGSVISLDGTELVHVTETGDDPGQVGERAARRALDAGADAILRATCGAPTDH
- the hemA gene encoding glutamyl-tRNA reductase gives rise to the protein MDSVVVGLNIKSAPIELLEKLSIHHSLNASCARDLKSAARLSAAVVLSTCNRLEFYVTADDPERGAEEVWGYFTSQGQTITEHERTLLREHMYAYSGDMAVRHLFEVVTGLDSLIVGEAEILGQVSRAYDAACKAGTTDKFVNVWFQRALHLGKKVRHETCIGRYSMSVGRIAVELAARELGEVKDKRVLILGAGEMSELTMKYLVAHEASVVMVSNRSLDKARTLADRYGFEAHRLEGLASCLEKADVVFSATSSKTYMIDRALVQRTMEARPDRPLLFVDMAVPRDVDPAAASVPGVSIYNINELRDEADANRLKRVTAEKSVRRFIEEEVADFRRWVQSLELVPVIAAFRRHAEEIKRARLDVALERLSGLTPSQKKQVRVLATTITDEFVHEPVESLNAQAGSAKSREYARMLQELFALEVARTAGDAAERGCAR